A portion of the Actomonas aquatica genome contains these proteins:
- a CDS encoding beta-ketoacyl-[acyl-carrier-protein] synthase family protein: protein MPASTKVLHQQSIMAKVYLTGLGAITSIGNDAKTVSQNLREMKHGVELYPPFAAASIPVKVAAPVKGFDTDSLDPEDWIYPERYRVRREYLRSMGPHGLYSYCAMTQAIEDAGLSPEDVSNDDTGLFGASAGSPNFLTYYVRRMHEMGVMRCSPLGIVASIAGTVQFNLVAHFKIKGASTGFASACASSSHALGYAYDEIMLGRQKRMFVVGAEDGNVETILPFAGMRALSMSNDPNSASRPFDKGRDGFVGTGGATVLVLESEDEVMRRGVVPYCEVAGWGQASDGHNVAISHPEGTGLANALTRALKHSGVAPEDVDYINAHATSTPIGDISEGKAIRTVFGPSGARPAISSTKALTGHGLSLAGAMETGFCALALREGFIPGSAHITEIDPAVADLNIVRETVAERPQVVINNSSGFGGANVAIVLRAVPSAS from the coding sequence ATGCCTGCTTCGACCAAGGTGCTGCATCAGCAAAGTATCATGGCGAAAGTATATCTCACCGGCCTGGGTGCCATCACCAGCATCGGCAACGACGCAAAAACGGTCTCGCAGAATCTGCGTGAAATGAAGCATGGGGTGGAGCTCTACCCGCCTTTTGCTGCCGCCAGTATCCCGGTGAAAGTCGCCGCCCCCGTGAAGGGCTTTGATACGGATTCGCTGGATCCCGAGGACTGGATCTATCCCGAACGCTACCGGGTGCGGCGCGAATACCTGCGCAGCATGGGACCGCATGGCCTCTACAGCTACTGCGCGATGACCCAGGCGATCGAGGATGCAGGTCTGTCGCCGGAGGATGTGTCCAACGACGATACGGGTCTGTTCGGAGCCTCGGCGGGTTCACCCAATTTTCTGACCTACTACGTGCGTCGCATGCACGAAATGGGCGTCATGCGCTGCTCGCCGCTGGGCATCGTTGCCTCCATTGCGGGCACGGTGCAGTTCAACCTGGTGGCGCACTTTAAGATCAAAGGCGCTTCGACCGGTTTCGCGTCGGCCTGCGCTTCGTCTTCCCACGCGCTGGGTTACGCCTACGACGAGATCATGCTCGGCCGCCAAAAGCGCATGTTTGTGGTCGGCGCCGAGGACGGCAACGTGGAGACGATCCTGCCGTTTGCCGGCATGCGGGCGCTCTCCATGAGCAACGATCCGAACAGCGCCTCACGTCCGTTTGACAAAGGCCGCGACGGGTTTGTGGGCACTGGCGGCGCGACGGTGCTGGTCCTCGAAAGCGAAGACGAGGTCATGCGCCGCGGCGTGGTGCCGTATTGCGAGGTGGCCGGGTGGGGCCAGGCCTCCGACGGTCACAACGTTGCCATTTCCCATCCCGAGGGCACCGGCTTGGCCAACGCCCTGACTCGCGCGCTCAAGCACTCCGGCGTCGCGCCGGAGGATGTGGACTACATCAACGCCCACGCCACTTCGACGCCCATCGGCGACATCTCCGAAGGCAAGGCGATCCGCACCGTCTTTGGCCCGTCGGGCGCGCGTCCGGCGATCAGTTCAACCAAGGCGCTTACCGGTCACGGTCTGTCGCTGGCCGGCGCGATGGAGACCGGGTTCTGCGCGCTCGCATTGCGCGAGGGATTTATCCCGGGATCGGCTCACATCACCGAAATCGATCCGGCCGTGGCCGATCTCAACATCGTGCGCGAAACCGTGGCCGAGCGGCCCCAGGTGGTGATCAACAACAGCAGTGGTTTTGGTGGGGCCAATGTCGCCATCGTGCTGCGCGCTGTGCCTTCAGCGAGCTGA
- a CDS encoding phosphopantetheine-binding protein yields the protein MPKGDLDGQEGHAAPETAPKPFSIEDESALRESLKRCSPATIEAAIAYRKTQEASHLPAVIIGVIERFVEPDLRAKLKEADDELRLVEDLGIDSLTMMEIVILVEDVLQMQINNEDLRNLRTVGDIKTFIDCKVRGLPPPKPTKFLPIEQIVSVMPIQAPFLFLNEASIVGNGAQGKYKITGQEFFLQGHFKDNPVMPASLMLEALGQLAVLYLLEGTTPEEGKTMDPSKIFFTSCEGVRCHRICRPGDLLSMSVKPKRTKMPLATFEGSIRVGQEKAAMAEEITLTFAYVESKLAADGTPIAVDSKAPMTGKSNDDDTRPPIAAAVNA from the coding sequence ATGCCTAAAGGAGACCTCGATGGTCAGGAGGGCCACGCGGCCCCGGAGACGGCCCCCAAACCGTTCTCAATAGAAGATGAGTCGGCGCTGCGCGAATCGCTCAAGCGGTGTTCGCCCGCGACCATTGAGGCCGCGATTGCCTATCGTAAGACTCAGGAGGCCAGTCACTTACCGGCAGTGATTATCGGTGTGATCGAGCGCTTTGTGGAGCCTGATCTGCGCGCCAAGTTGAAGGAGGCCGACGACGAGCTGCGTCTCGTGGAAGACCTCGGGATCGATTCCCTGACGATGATGGAAATCGTCATTCTGGTGGAAGACGTGCTCCAGATGCAGATCAACAATGAGGATCTGCGTAACCTGCGCACCGTCGGTGACATCAAAACTTTCATTGATTGCAAAGTGCGCGGTTTGCCCCCGCCGAAGCCGACGAAGTTCCTGCCGATCGAGCAGATCGTGTCGGTTATGCCGATTCAGGCCCCGTTCCTGTTCCTCAACGAAGCCTCGATTGTGGGCAACGGCGCGCAGGGTAAGTATAAGATCACGGGGCAGGAGTTTTTCCTCCAAGGCCACTTTAAGGACAACCCGGTCATGCCGGCCTCGCTGATGCTTGAGGCCCTCGGCCAGCTCGCGGTCCTCTACTTGCTCGAGGGCACCACGCCCGAGGAAGGCAAGACGATGGATCCGTCCAAGATCTTCTTCACTTCGTGTGAAGGCGTGCGTTGCCACCGGATCTGCCGCCCGGGCGATCTGCTGTCGATGTCGGTGAAGCCGAAGCGCACCAAGATGCCGTTGGCGACCTTCGAAGGTTCCATTCGCGTGGGCCAGGAAAAGGCCGCGATGGCCGAGGAGATCACGCTCACCTTTGCTTACGTTGAATCGAAACTGGCGGCTGACGGCACCCCCATCGCGGTTGACTCCAAGGCGCCGATGACCGGCAAGAGCAACGACGACGACACCCGTCCGCCCATCGCGGCCGCGGTGAACGCCTAA
- a CDS encoding glycosyltransferase family 4 protein — MSDPAFNPLSSQTLYLITHEFYPKRGGIATFTEEMAKASVGLGLDVEVWAQEAPTVRDASLWPFRVWRMPLKGTHDLTCQLRLAWQLIRRRRELRRATVYLPEPGPMLTLMLLQRFHAFRPKHLVLTFHGSEVLKFYRNPLIRPLARRLIGYANRISVLSGYTRDLLHTHFPEARSKILLTPGALRSDFAVVEHPATAPNPKVVILTVGRLHPRKGQLITLQALQALAPRFRDQIEYWLVGSTAKESYEQSLRSTAAQCDFPVRFFGDVPDNELSRIYDRADVFGMTSIDFGNSVEGFGLVYLEAAAHGLPVVAHAVGGVAEAVADGETGLLVPPHHPAQLTAAFEKLISDRALRERLGQAGWNWARRNNWSHSARVLFGEALADS; from the coding sequence ATGTCCGATCCCGCCTTTAACCCTCTGTCGTCTCAGACGCTCTATCTCATCACGCACGAGTTTTACCCGAAGCGTGGCGGGATCGCGACCTTCACCGAGGAAATGGCCAAGGCATCGGTGGGACTCGGGCTCGATGTCGAGGTCTGGGCCCAGGAAGCCCCGACCGTGCGCGACGCCAGCCTGTGGCCGTTTCGGGTTTGGCGCATGCCGCTCAAGGGCACCCACGACCTGACATGTCAGCTTCGCTTGGCCTGGCAATTGATCCGCCGCCGCCGTGAGTTACGCCGAGCCACCGTCTACCTGCCGGAGCCCGGGCCGATGCTCACGCTGATGTTGCTCCAGCGCTTTCATGCCTTCCGGCCCAAACACCTCGTGCTCACGTTCCATGGCTCCGAGGTGCTGAAGTTTTACCGCAACCCGCTCATCCGTCCCCTCGCCCGCCGCCTCATCGGCTACGCCAACCGCATCAGCGTGCTCTCCGGCTACACCCGCGATCTGTTGCACACCCATTTCCCCGAGGCCCGCTCCAAGATTCTGCTCACGCCCGGCGCCCTGCGTTCCGACTTCGCTGTCGTGGAACACCCGGCCACCGCGCCCAATCCCAAGGTCGTCATCCTCACCGTGGGTCGGCTCCACCCGCGCAAGGGTCAGCTCATCACCCTGCAGGCCCTCCAAGCCCTCGCGCCCCGCTTCCGCGACCAGATCGAATATTGGCTGGTGGGCTCCACCGCCAAGGAGTCCTACGAGCAGAGCCTTCGCAGCACCGCCGCCCAGTGCGACTTCCCGGTGCGCTTCTTCGGCGATGTGCCCGACAACGAACTGAGCCGCATCTACGACCGCGCCGACGTCTTCGGCATGACCAGTATCGACTTTGGCAACAGCGTGGAGGGCTTTGGATTGGTCTACCTCGAGGCCGCCGCCCACGGCCTGCCCGTCGTCGCCCACGCCGTCGGCGGCGTGGCCGAAGCCGTCGCCGATGGTGAGACCGGCCTGCTGGTGCCGCCCCACCACCCGGCGCAGCTCACCGCCGCCTTCGAAAAACTCATCAGCGATCGCGCCCTGCGCGAACGCCTCGGCCAGGCCGGTTGGAACTGGGCCCGCCGCAACAACTGGTCGCATTCGGCCCGCGTGCTGTTCGGTGAGGCTCTCGCCGACTCCTGA
- a CDS encoding acyl-CoA thioesterase — translation MLESRTTIRVRYAETDAMAIVYHGSYLPWLEVARTQLLRDYGYPYRDLEQAGYRLPVLDLSVSYRRPAVYDDDVEIHAVIRDRPGIRIKIDYEIRRGEDLLATAQTTHAFVDAKGQPTRPPADFMAAMRAYFTA, via the coding sequence ATGCTCGAATCCCGCACTACGATCCGCGTCCGCTATGCCGAGACCGACGCGATGGCTATTGTTTACCATGGCAGCTACCTGCCGTGGTTGGAGGTCGCTCGCACCCAATTGCTCCGCGATTACGGTTACCCTTACCGTGACCTGGAACAGGCCGGCTACCGCCTGCCCGTGCTCGATCTATCGGTGAGCTACCGCCGCCCCGCGGTCTATGACGACGACGTGGAAATCCACGCCGTGATCCGCGACCGCCCCGGCATTCGCATCAAAATCGATTACGAGATCCGCCGCGGCGAGGACCTGCTAGCGACCGCCCAGACGACGCACGCCTTCGTCGACGCCAAGGGCCAACCCACCCGCCCGCCGGCCGATTTTATGGCGGCCATGCGCGCCTATTTCACGGCGTAG
- the queG gene encoding tRNA epoxyqueuosine(34) reductase QueG produces the protein MAADREVLRERLHALGFDVVRFARVDGDSPGADAFERWLDSGHQADMAWMERSRAKRRDVTQVQAGATTLVMLGVNYAPAPAVGAAAVPAEDGGGTGVWARYALHDDYHDSIKPGLVAAGQVLEQWGGISGADYRYYVDTGPVLERSWAARAGVGFTGKNAMLISREFGNWLFLAAIVVGGGILIEPDAPVSRAAADRPVGTLCGSCTACLEACPTQALVAPGELDARRCISYHTIENRGIIPRAMRRGIGDRLYGCDICAEVCPWNRFAQASKSLLLNRRPELAALSLEEILTLTPERFAAVFKGTAVKRLKLRGLLRNACIVAANTGALACRPALWRLAAESEWAMVRAHAVAALRELGATLDELAALRGRETDAAVLAEFGEPTP, from the coding sequence ATGGCGGCTGATCGAGAGGTTCTGCGGGAGCGACTGCACGCACTCGGTTTTGACGTGGTGCGATTCGCCCGCGTGGACGGAGATAGTCCAGGGGCGGATGCGTTTGAGCGATGGTTGGATTCGGGGCATCAGGCCGACATGGCGTGGATGGAACGCTCGCGGGCGAAACGTCGCGACGTCACGCAGGTGCAGGCCGGGGCGACCACGCTGGTGATGTTGGGCGTGAATTACGCGCCGGCGCCGGCGGTGGGGGCCGCGGCGGTGCCGGCTGAGGACGGGGGCGGCACGGGCGTCTGGGCGCGTTACGCGCTGCACGACGATTACCATGACTCGATCAAACCGGGTTTGGTTGCGGCCGGGCAAGTGCTGGAGCAATGGGGCGGCATCAGCGGAGCCGACTACCGGTATTACGTCGATACCGGGCCGGTGCTGGAGCGCAGTTGGGCGGCGCGCGCCGGGGTGGGGTTTACGGGGAAAAACGCCATGCTGATTTCGCGGGAGTTTGGCAATTGGCTGTTCCTGGCGGCCATCGTGGTAGGCGGCGGCATCTTGATCGAACCCGATGCGCCCGTGAGTCGGGCGGCGGCGGATCGACCGGTGGGGACGCTTTGCGGCTCGTGCACGGCGTGTCTTGAGGCGTGTCCGACGCAGGCGCTGGTCGCGCCGGGGGAATTGGATGCGCGGCGCTGCATCTCTTATCACACGATCGAAAACCGCGGCATCATTCCGCGGGCAATGCGGCGCGGGATCGGCGATCGGCTCTATGGTTGCGACATCTGTGCGGAGGTGTGCCCGTGGAATCGGTTTGCGCAGGCCTCGAAATCGCTGCTGCTGAACCGGCGGCCGGAGCTCGCGGCGCTATCGTTGGAAGAAATCCTGACGCTGACGCCGGAGCGTTTCGCCGCCGTCTTCAAAGGCACGGCCGTGAAGCGGCTCAAGCTGCGCGGCCTGTTGCGCAACGCCTGTATCGTCGCGGCGAATACGGGAGCGTTGGCGTGCCGACCGGCGCTCTGGCGCTTGGCGGCCGAGAGTGAGTGGGCGATGGTGCGCGCCCATGCCGTCGCGGCTTTGCGGGAACTCGGCGCGACGCTCGACGAGCTGGCCGCGTTGCGCGGGCGGGAGACCGATGCCGCGGTGCTGGCGGAATTCGGTGAACCTACGCCGTGA
- a CDS encoding shikimate kinase, protein MMPPSDASSSFSAPNLYLVGFMGTGKTTIGRAVAQRLKYRLLDSDYEIEKAMGKTIPEIFANPDEGEPFFRQLERNFIDEGHPPENCVVACGGGLVVQPGMLDLLKRKGVVVCLHASLETILKRTSANRNRPLLDVEDPMDRIRALYKEREPVYKRAGAVILTDHRPTSDIISHVMRVYRREVPDWLKKQAKAAGPHGG, encoded by the coding sequence ATGATGCCACCGTCCGATGCCAGCTCCAGTTTCAGTGCGCCCAATTTGTATCTGGTGGGATTTATGGGCACCGGCAAAACGACCATCGGTCGCGCGGTGGCTCAGCGCTTGAAATACCGGCTGTTGGACAGTGACTACGAAATCGAAAAGGCGATGGGGAAAACGATCCCCGAAATCTTCGCGAACCCCGACGAAGGGGAGCCGTTCTTTCGGCAGTTGGAGCGAAATTTCATCGATGAGGGCCATCCGCCGGAAAACTGCGTGGTGGCCTGCGGCGGCGGTCTGGTGGTGCAGCCCGGCATGCTCGATCTGCTGAAGCGCAAGGGCGTGGTCGTGTGCCTGCACGCGTCGCTCGAAACGATTTTAAAGCGCACCTCGGCCAATCGGAATCGGCCGTTGCTCGATGTGGAGGATCCGATGGATCGCATCCGCGCGCTCTACAAGGAGCGGGAGCCGGTCTACAAACGGGCTGGCGCGGTCATCCTGACCGATCACCGGCCGACGAGTGACATCATCTCGCATGTCATGCGGGTGTATCGCCGCGAAGTGCCGGATTGGTTGAAGAAACAGGCCAAGGCGGCCGGGCCCCATGGCGGCTGA
- a CDS encoding threonine aldolase family protein — MSDSEFHHFASDNTSGICPEAWAALQAANTGFEPSYGDDEWTTRACDLIRTVFDKPDAEIFFVFNGTAANSLVLASLCQSYHSVVCHEVAHVETDECGAPEFFSNGTKILTATGPHGKLTPAAVERIIRKRTDIHYPKPRVLSLTQSTEFGTVYTTAEINALCTLAHAHQLNVHMDGARFANAAAALREREGATPADFTWRAGVDVLSFGGTKNGMNTSEAVVFFRPELAREFDYRCKQAGQLASKMRFLSSQWVGMLENDNWLRHAGHANTMTRRLADAVRDIPGVELFIEPEVNAVFVDMPPAVAAAMHHRGWHFHNFLGPERYRLMCSWATQETEIENFARDLREVVAV; from the coding sequence ATGTCCGACTCCGAGTTCCATCATTTCGCCAGCGACAATACCTCCGGCATTTGCCCAGAAGCCTGGGCTGCCCTCCAAGCCGCCAACACCGGCTTCGAACCGTCCTACGGCGACGACGAATGGACGACTCGCGCGTGCGACCTCATCCGCACTGTCTTCGACAAACCTGACGCCGAGATCTTCTTCGTCTTCAACGGCACCGCCGCCAACTCCCTGGTGCTCGCCTCGCTCTGCCAGAGCTACCACAGCGTCGTTTGTCACGAGGTGGCCCACGTCGAGACCGACGAATGCGGCGCGCCCGAGTTCTTTTCCAACGGCACCAAAATCCTCACCGCCACCGGCCCGCACGGCAAACTCACCCCGGCCGCCGTTGAGCGCATCATCCGCAAGCGCACCGACATTCACTACCCGAAGCCCCGCGTGCTTTCGCTCACCCAATCCACCGAGTTTGGCACCGTTTACACCACGGCCGAGATCAACGCCCTCTGCACCCTCGCCCACGCCCATCAACTGAATGTGCACATGGACGGCGCTCGTTTCGCCAACGCCGCCGCCGCCCTCCGCGAGCGCGAGGGCGCCACCCCGGCCGACTTCACCTGGCGCGCCGGCGTCGACGTGCTCAGCTTTGGCGGCACCAAAAACGGCATGAACACCTCCGAGGCCGTCGTGTTCTTCCGCCCCGAACTCGCCCGCGAGTTTGACTACCGCTGCAAGCAGGCCGGCCAACTCGCCTCCAAGATGCGTTTCCTCAGCAGCCAATGGGTCGGCATGCTCGAGAACGACAACTGGCTGCGTCACGCCGGCCACGCCAACACCATGACCCGCCGCCTCGCCGACGCCGTGCGCGACATTCCTGGCGTGGAGCTCTTCATCGAACCCGAGGTCAACGCCGTCTTCGTCGACATGCCGCCCGCCGTCGCCGCCGCCATGCACCACCGCGGTTGGCATTTCCACAACTTCCTCGGCCCCGAGCGCTACCGCCTCATGTGCAGCTGGGCCACGCAGGAGACCGAGATCGAGAACTTCGCCCGCGATTTGCGCGAGGTCGTCGCCGTCTAG